Proteins co-encoded in one Candidatus Polarisedimenticolaceae bacterium genomic window:
- the rpmC gene encoding 50S ribosomal protein L29 has protein sequence MSQRTKALKKLRELEPEALVREEAELRTAIWKMKVQKGTGQVTDSLRLAGTKRDLARLLTVRREREAAKTAASRA, from the coding sequence ATGTCGCAGCGCACGAAGGCCTTGAAGAAGCTGAGAGAGCTGGAGCCCGAAGCCCTCGTCCGCGAGGAGGCCGAGCTCCGCACCGCGATCTGGAAGATGAAGGTCCAGAAGGGAACGGGGCAGGTCACCGATTCCCTCCGGCTCGCGGGGACCAAGAGAGACTTGGCACGGCTCCTGACCGTGCGTCGTGAGCGCGAGGCGGCCAAGACCGCCGCGTCGCGGGCGTGA
- the rpsQ gene encoding 30S ribosomal protein S17, protein MAEASIRRRASKVGVVVSDKADKTVVVRVDRIVRHKLYKRYIRQKATFMAHDEANTARTGDTVEIVESRPLSARKRWRLRRVVKRGQGVAETAPAAE, encoded by the coding sequence ATGGCGGAAGCGAGCATCAGACGGCGGGCGTCGAAGGTCGGCGTCGTCGTGTCGGACAAGGCGGACAAGACCGTCGTCGTCCGTGTCGACCGGATCGTGCGGCACAAGCTCTACAAGCGGTACATCCGGCAGAAGGCGACGTTCATGGCCCACGACGAGGCGAACACGGCGAGGACCGGCGACACGGTCGAGATCGTCGAGTCGCGTCCGCTCTCCGCGCGGAAGCGGTGGCGCCTGCGCCGGGTCGTCAAGCGCGGCCAGGGGGTCGCCGAGACGGCCCCCGCGGCCGAGTAG
- a CDS encoding type Z 30S ribosomal protein S14 produces MATTAWVAKTRKKPKFAVRACSRCKRCGRSRGYLRKFQLCRICFRNLALEGALPGVTKASW; encoded by the coding sequence GTGGCCACGACGGCATGGGTCGCCAAGACGAGAAAGAAGCCGAAGTTCGCGGTTCGCGCGTGCAGCCGCTGCAAGCGCTGCGGCCGGTCGCGCGGCTACCTCAGGAAGTTCCAGCTGTGCCGGATCTGCTTCCGGAACCTCGCCCTGGAGGGCGCGCTTCCGGGCGTGACCAAGGCGAGCTGGTAG
- the rpsH gene encoding 30S ribosomal protein S8 yields MTDPIADLLTRIRNAQVAKHKTVDVPASKMKLAIVSILADEGFVDSFSTVEETAQGKIRIQLKYGAGGERAIQGLERVSRPGRRVYCGKDEIPRVLDGLGLTILSTPRGVMTGQSCRRHGVGGEVLCNIW; encoded by the coding sequence ATGACCGATCCGATCGCCGATCTCCTGACGCGCATCCGTAACGCGCAGGTCGCCAAGCACAAGACCGTCGACGTCCCGGCGTCGAAGATGAAGCTCGCCATCGTGAGCATCCTCGCCGACGAAGGGTTCGTCGACAGCTTCTCCACGGTCGAGGAGACCGCCCAGGGGAAGATCCGTATCCAGCTCAAGTACGGCGCCGGCGGCGAGCGCGCGATCCAAGGGCTCGAGCGGGTGAGCCGCCCGGGCCGGCGCGTGTACTGCGGGAAGGACGAGATCCCCCGCGTGCTCGACGGCCTGGGCCTGACGATCCTCTCCACGCCCCGCGGCGTGATGACGGGACAGAGCTGCCGGCGCCACGGCGTCGGTGGCGAGGTCCTCTGCAACATCTGGTAG
- the rplP gene encoding 50S ribosomal protein L16: MLMPSKVKFRKQQRGRRTGMAYRGGEVAFGDFGLKSLEDGWVTARQIEASRIAITRFIKRGGKIWVRLFPDKPITKKPAETRMGKGKGAPEAWVAVVKPGKVLFEMEGVDEKTAREAMRLASHKLPVKTKFVARQAQ; this comes from the coding sequence ATGTTGATGCCGAGCAAGGTCAAGTTCAGGAAGCAGCAGCGGGGGCGCCGTACCGGGATGGCCTACCGCGGGGGCGAGGTCGCGTTCGGCGACTTCGGCCTCAAGTCCCTGGAGGACGGATGGGTCACCGCGCGGCAGATCGAGGCGAGCCGCATCGCGATCACCCGCTTCATCAAGCGAGGCGGGAAGATCTGGGTGCGCTTGTTCCCCGACAAGCCGATCACGAAGAAGCCGGCCGAAACCCGCATGGGCAAGGGCAAGGGCGCGCCGGAGGCCTGGGTCGCGGTGGTCAAGCCGGGCAAGGTCCTCTTCGAGATGGAGGGGGTCGACGAGAAGACCGCGCGCGAGGCGATGCGCCTCGCGTCCCACAAGCTCCCGGTCAAGACGAAGTTCGTCGCGCGTCAGGCGCAGTAG
- the rplX gene encoding 50S ribosomal protein L24, whose amino-acid sequence MKVKKNDTVVVISGKDRGKRGRVIEVMPKEARVRIEGVNRVKRHTKPNPQRNVKGGIVEREDPIHVSNVALIDPKSDKPTRVGIKVEANGSRTRIAVRSGMALDK is encoded by the coding sequence TTGAAGGTCAAGAAGAACGACACGGTCGTCGTGATCTCCGGGAAGGACCGGGGGAAGCGCGGCCGGGTCATCGAGGTCATGCCGAAGGAAGCGCGCGTCCGGATCGAGGGCGTGAACCGGGTCAAGCGTCACACGAAGCCCAACCCGCAGCGGAACGTGAAGGGCGGCATCGTCGAGCGCGAGGATCCGATCCACGTCTCGAACGTGGCGCTCATCGACCCGAAGAGCGACAAGCCGACGCGCGTCGGCATCAAGGTCGAGGCGAACGGCTCGCGCACCCGCATCGCGGTGCGTAGCGGCATGGCGCTGGACAAGTAG
- the rplN gene encoding 50S ribosomal protein L14 has protein sequence MIQMRTILEVADNSGAKKISCIHLRGGSQGQYAELGDIITANVKEAAPDGNVKKGQVVKAVIVRQVNAYRRKDGSYIRFDQNAAVIINDAKEPVGTRVFGPVARELRDKKFMKIVSLAPEVL, from the coding sequence ATGATTCAGATGAGGACGATCCTGGAGGTCGCGGACAACTCCGGCGCGAAGAAGATCTCGTGCATCCATCTCCGCGGCGGCTCCCAGGGCCAGTACGCGGAGCTGGGCGACATCATCACCGCGAACGTCAAGGAGGCCGCCCCGGACGGCAACGTCAAGAAGGGGCAGGTCGTCAAGGCGGTCATCGTGCGTCAGGTCAACGCCTATCGCCGGAAGGACGGGTCGTACATCCGGTTCGACCAGAACGCCGCGGTGATCATCAACGACGCGAAGGAGCCGGTCGGCACGCGCGTCTTCGGGCCGGTCGCGCGCGAGCTGCGCGACAAGAAGTTCATGAAGATCGTCTCGCTCGCCCCCGAAGTTCTCTAG
- the rplE gene encoding 50S ribosomal protein L5, with product MSRLANSYKTDVVPALIKQFNYTSPMAVPRVSKIVVNMGVGDAIADGKVMDTAVEELSGITGQKPTVTRARKSIANFKLRQGMAIGCCVTLRGQRMYEFLERLMNLALPRVRDFRGVNPRGFDGRGNYTLGVRDQLIFPEVNYAKVQKVKGMNVCIVTTAKTDEESRALLTALGMPFRKN from the coding sequence ATGTCGAGGTTGGCGAATTCCTACAAGACCGACGTGGTGCCGGCGCTCATCAAGCAGTTCAATTACACGTCGCCGATGGCCGTGCCGCGCGTGAGCAAGATCGTCGTGAACATGGGCGTGGGCGACGCGATCGCCGACGGCAAGGTCATGGACACGGCGGTCGAGGAGCTGTCCGGGATCACCGGTCAGAAGCCCACGGTCACGCGCGCGCGCAAGTCGATCGCGAACTTCAAGCTCCGTCAGGGGATGGCGATCGGCTGCTGCGTCACCCTCAGGGGCCAGAGGATGTACGAGTTCCTCGAGCGCCTCATGAACCTGGCGCTCCCCCGCGTGCGCGACTTCCGCGGAGTCAACCCGCGCGGGTTCGACGGCCGCGGGAACTACACGCTCGGCGTGAGAGACCAGCTGATCTTCCCCGAGGTCAACTACGCCAAGGTCCAGAAGGTCAAGGGCATGAACGTCTGCATCGTGACGACGGCGAAGACCGACGAAGAGTCCAGGGCCCTCCTGACCGCTCTCGGCATGCCGTTCCGCAAGAATTGA